In a single window of the Ancylobacter polymorphus genome:
- a CDS encoding aspartate aminotransferase family protein — protein sequence MSLNADPAFWAAANTHLTRYGPSFESIIVERAAGSFVYDADGRGILDFTSGQMSAVLGHTHPDIVATVERQMGRVAHLFSGMLSRPVVELASRLSALAPGLERVQLLSTGAESNEAAIRMAKLVTGGHEVVAFAQSWHGMTGAAAAATYSAGRRGYGPVTPGSFVIPAPNSYRPRFAHADGTNDWQTELDDAFALIDRQSTGALAAFIAEPILSSGGILELPPGYLKALKQKCEERGMLLILDEAQTGIARTGHMFAFQRDGVTPDIMTLSKTLGAGLPLAAVMTTAEIEQKAHEKGYLFYTTHVSDPLPAAVGVTVLDVVERDGLVEQAVLRGQRLKDGLLALQQRHDCVGDVRGRGLLLGLEIVLDRGTKEPGFELGARVMDEAMTRGLSMNIVKLPGMGGVFRIAPALTVSEAEIDRGLEIISDSITAATG from the coding sequence ATGTCGCTGAATGCCGATCCCGCCTTCTGGGCCGCCGCCAACACGCATCTCACCCGCTACGGGCCGAGCTTCGAATCCATCATCGTCGAGCGCGCCGCGGGCAGCTTCGTCTACGACGCCGACGGGCGCGGGATTCTCGACTTCACCTCTGGGCAGATGAGTGCGGTGCTAGGCCACACCCACCCCGATATCGTCGCCACCGTCGAGCGGCAGATGGGCCGGGTCGCGCATCTGTTTTCCGGCATGCTGTCCCGCCCGGTGGTGGAGCTCGCCTCCCGCCTCTCCGCATTGGCGCCGGGGCTGGAGCGGGTCCAACTGCTCTCGACCGGGGCGGAATCGAACGAAGCTGCCATCCGCATGGCCAAGCTCGTCACCGGCGGGCACGAGGTCGTCGCCTTCGCGCAGAGCTGGCACGGCATGACCGGCGCGGCGGCCGCCGCCACCTACAGCGCCGGGCGCCGGGGCTATGGACCGGTGACGCCGGGCTCCTTCGTCATTCCCGCGCCCAATTCCTACCGCCCGCGCTTCGCCCATGCCGACGGCACCAATGACTGGCAGACAGAACTCGACGACGCCTTCGCGCTGATCGACCGCCAGTCCACCGGAGCGCTCGCCGCCTTCATCGCCGAGCCGATCCTGTCCAGCGGCGGCATCCTCGAACTGCCACCCGGTTATCTCAAGGCGCTGAAGCAGAAATGCGAAGAGCGCGGCATGCTGCTCATCCTCGACGAGGCGCAAACCGGCATCGCCCGCACCGGCCACATGTTCGCCTTCCAGCGCGACGGCGTGACGCCCGACATCATGACACTTTCCAAGACGCTCGGCGCCGGCCTGCCGCTCGCCGCGGTCATGACGACGGCCGAGATCGAGCAGAAGGCGCATGAAAAGGGCTATCTGTTCTACACCACCCATGTCTCCGATCCGCTCCCGGCCGCCGTCGGCGTCACCGTGCTCGACGTGGTCGAGCGCGACGGGCTGGTGGAACAGGCGGTTCTCCGCGGTCAGCGGCTGAAGGACGGATTGCTCGCGTTGCAGCAGCGCCATGACTGCGTTGGCGATGTGCGCGGGCGCGGCCTGCTGCTGGGGCTGGAAATCGTGCTCGACCGGGGCACCAAGGAGCCGGGTTTCGAGCTCGGCGCGCGCGTCATGGACGAGGCGATGACGCGCGGGCTGAGCATGAACATCGTCAAGCTGCCGGGTATGGGCGGCGTGTTCCGCATCGCCCCGGCGCTGACGGTGAGCGAGGCGGAGATCGATCGCGGGCTGGAGATCATCTCCGACTCCATCACCGCCGCCACAGGCTGA
- a CDS encoding LysR family transcriptional regulator, with product MAAIPDLDLALLRSFTVVARAGSISGACLQIGRTQSALSMQMHRLESALGQPLLHRSGSGVRLTTAGEKLLVHADALLARHDEILADMVGTGLRGSVSFGCPEDYSAAFLPELLRGFCALYPDVELRMVCAPTLELRPLLHRRQIELALVSVPDPAGGDVIRPEEFVWVAHDPAPAVLAQATLPLALSAPLTLDYRAACTAMEQVGRRYRVAFASNSLAGLIAIARSGHAIAVLTRMAVPPDLHIVTQGMPALPSIGIALEYADPRPSLAARALGAHIGAELPALGYRAS from the coding sequence ATGGCCGCCATTCCCGATCTCGACCTCGCTTTGCTGCGCAGCTTCACCGTTGTGGCGCGCGCCGGCTCGATCAGCGGCGCCTGCCTGCAGATCGGCCGCACCCAATCGGCGCTCAGCATGCAGATGCACCGGCTGGAAAGCGCGCTCGGCCAACCCCTGCTGCACCGCAGCGGCTCCGGCGTGCGTCTCACCACGGCAGGCGAGAAACTGCTGGTGCATGCCGACGCCTTGCTCGCGCGCCACGACGAAATCCTCGCCGATATGGTGGGCACCGGGCTGCGCGGCTCGGTCAGCTTCGGCTGCCCGGAGGACTATTCCGCCGCCTTCCTGCCGGAGCTTCTGCGCGGCTTCTGCGCGCTCTATCCCGATGTCGAACTACGCATGGTCTGTGCGCCGACGCTGGAACTGCGTCCATTGCTGCACCGGCGGCAGATCGAGCTGGCACTGGTCTCGGTGCCCGATCCCGCTGGCGGCGATGTGATCCGGCCAGAGGAATTCGTCTGGGTAGCTCACGATCCCGCGCCCGCCGTGCTCGCCCAGGCCACCCTGCCGCTGGCGCTCTCCGCACCGCTGACGCTCGACTACCGCGCCGCCTGCACGGCGATGGAGCAGGTGGGGCGGCGCTACCGGGTGGCCTTCGCCAGCAACAGCCTTGCCGGCCTCATCGCCATCGCCCGCTCCGGCCATGCGATCGCGGTGCTCACGCGCATGGCGGTGCCGCCGGACCTGCACATTGTCACGCAAGGCATGCCGGCGCTGCCCAGCATCGGCATCGCGCTGGAATATGCCGATCCGCGCCCCTCGCTGGCGGCGCGGGCGCTGGGCGCCCATATCGGTGCCGAACTGCCCGCGCTGGGCTATCGCGCCAGCTGA
- a CDS encoding ATP-dependent helicase: protein MADPRNIPDGEPSDFPFDLPAASPRPGGIAARAAALARPDGAGHARGVYLDGLNPEQRAAVEATDGPVLVLAGAGTGKTRVLTTRIAHILSLGLAWPSQILAVTFTNKAAREMKERIGAMVGEEVEGMPWLGTFHSIGVRMLRRHSELVGLKSGFTILDTDDQIRLLKQLLQAEGVDEKRWPARLLANIIDGWKNRGLGPQQVPAGEGSAFANGRGGAFYAAYQARLKALNAVDFGDLLLESIRLLRENPDVLAEYHRRFRYILVDEYQDTNVAQYLWLRLLAAGSRNVCCVGDDDQSIYGWRGAEVDNILRFEADFPGATVVRLERNYRSTGHILGAAAHLIAHNAGRLGKTLFSEGESGEKVTVTGAWDSQEEARAIGEEIEQLQRQGHALTQIAILVRASFQMREFEERFVTLGLNYRVIGGPRFYERAEIRDALAYLRVIASPSDDLAFERIVNVPKRGLGDAALRQIHDHARAAQIPLIEAARELVASEELKPKVRLTLRDLVASFDRWRGQMASLPQNELAEIVLDESGYTEMWQKDRSADAQGRLDNLKELVRSMEQFENLIGFLEHISLVMDVEGAAGGDAVNIMTLHSAKGLEFDTVFLPGWEEGVFPNQRALDEQGRAGLEEERRLAYVGLTRARRRAKVFFASNRRIHGMWQSAVPSRFLDELSEKDVEVTESRGGQGWGGGQSGRYGYGPSRFDEVQTFGSSYSTPGWQRAQNAARSNSGGGGFSGGSSSDNRPSRFAASEKARGGRVIEGELIAKSTGPASRFAIGDRVFHQKFGYGEVASVEGNKLTVQFDKAGEKKVVDSFVDAA, encoded by the coding sequence TTGGCCGACCCCCGAAACATCCCGGACGGTGAACCCTCCGATTTCCCCTTCGACCTGCCGGCGGCCTCTCCGCGACCCGGCGGCATTGCCGCGCGCGCGGCGGCGCTGGCGCGTCCCGACGGGGCCGGGCACGCGCGCGGCGTCTATCTCGACGGCCTCAATCCCGAGCAGCGGGCGGCGGTGGAGGCGACCGACGGGCCCGTGCTGGTGCTCGCCGGCGCCGGCACCGGCAAGACGCGGGTACTCACCACCCGCATCGCCCATATCCTCTCGCTCGGCCTCGCCTGGCCCTCGCAGATCCTCGCTGTCACCTTCACCAACAAGGCGGCGCGGGAGATGAAGGAGCGCATTGGCGCCATGGTCGGGGAGGAGGTGGAGGGCATGCCCTGGCTCGGCACCTTCCACTCCATCGGTGTGCGGATGCTGCGCCGGCATTCGGAGCTGGTGGGGCTGAAATCCGGCTTCACCATTCTCGATACGGACGACCAGATAAGGCTGCTGAAACAGTTGCTGCAGGCCGAAGGCGTTGACGAGAAGCGCTGGCCGGCCCGGCTGTTGGCCAACATCATCGACGGCTGGAAAAATCGCGGCCTCGGCCCGCAGCAGGTGCCGGCGGGCGAGGGCTCTGCTTTCGCCAATGGGCGCGGCGGGGCCTTCTACGCCGCCTATCAGGCGCGGCTGAAGGCGCTCAACGCCGTCGATTTCGGCGACCTGCTTCTCGAGAGCATCCGTCTGCTGCGCGAGAATCCGGACGTGCTCGCGGAATATCACCGCCGCTTCCGCTACATTCTCGTCGACGAATATCAGGACACCAACGTCGCGCAGTATCTCTGGCTGCGCTTGCTGGCGGCCGGCTCGCGCAATGTCTGCTGCGTCGGCGACGACGACCAGTCGATCTATGGCTGGCGCGGGGCGGAGGTCGATAACATCCTGCGCTTCGAGGCCGATTTCCCCGGCGCCACCGTGGTGCGGCTGGAGCGCAACTACCGCTCCACCGGCCATATCCTCGGCGCTGCGGCCCACCTCATCGCCCACAATGCGGGCCGGCTCGGCAAGACGCTGTTCTCGGAAGGCGAGAGCGGCGAGAAGGTCACGGTGACCGGTGCCTGGGACAGCCAGGAGGAAGCCCGCGCCATCGGCGAGGAGATCGAACAGCTCCAGCGCCAAGGCCATGCCCTGACCCAGATCGCCATTCTGGTGCGGGCCTCCTTCCAGATGCGCGAGTTTGAAGAGCGCTTCGTCACGCTGGGGCTGAACTACCGCGTCATCGGCGGCCCGCGCTTCTATGAGCGGGCGGAAATCCGCGACGCGTTGGCTTATCTGCGCGTCATCGCCTCGCCCTCCGACGACCTCGCCTTCGAGCGCATCGTCAATGTGCCCAAGCGCGGTCTGGGCGACGCGGCGCTGCGGCAGATCCATGATCACGCCCGCGCTGCGCAGATTCCGTTGATCGAGGCCGCGCGGGAACTGGTGGCGAGCGAGGAGTTGAAGCCGAAAGTGCGGCTCACCTTGCGCGACCTCGTCGCCTCTTTCGACCGTTGGCGCGGCCAGATGGCCAGCCTGCCGCAGAATGAACTGGCCGAGATCGTGCTGGACGAATCCGGCTACACCGAGATGTGGCAGAAGGACCGCTCCGCCGACGCGCAGGGCCGGCTCGACAACCTCAAGGAACTCGTGCGCTCGATGGAGCAGTTCGAGAACCTCATCGGCTTCCTCGAGCACATTTCGCTGGTCATGGACGTCGAGGGCGCCGCAGGCGGCGATGCCGTCAACATCATGACGCTGCATTCGGCCAAGGGGCTGGAATTCGACACGGTGTTTCTTCCCGGATGGGAGGAGGGCGTGTTCCCCAACCAGCGCGCGCTGGATGAGCAGGGCCGCGCGGGGCTGGAGGAAGAGCGCCGCCTCGCCTATGTCGGCCTCACCCGCGCGCGGCGCCGCGCCAAGGTGTTCTTTGCCTCCAACCGGCGCATTCACGGCATGTGGCAATCCGCCGTGCCGAGCCGCTTCCTTGACGAATTGTCGGAGAAGGACGTGGAGGTGACGGAATCGCGCGGCGGGCAGGGCTGGGGCGGCGGCCAGTCGGGTCGCTATGGCTATGGTCCCAGCCGCTTCGACGAGGTGCAGACCTTTGGCTCTTCCTATTCGACGCCCGGCTGGCAGCGGGCGCAGAACGCCGCGCGCAGCAATAGCGGTGGCGGGGGCTTCTCCGGCGGCAGCTCCAGCGACAACCGGCCCTCACGCTTCGCCGCCAGTGAGAAGGCGCGCGGCGGCCGGGTGATCGAGGGTGAACTCATCGCCAAGTCGACCGGCCCAGCCTCCCGCTTCGCCATTGGCGACCGTGTGTTCCACCAGAAGTTCGGCTATGGCGAGGTCGCCTCGGTGGAAGGCAACAAGCTCACCGTGCAGTTCGACAAGGCTGGCGAGAAGAAGGTGGTGGACAGCTTCGTCGATGCCGCGTGA
- a CDS encoding 50S ribosomal protein L11 methyltransferase has product MLEGLPPNGASHVMRVDAPEHEARAIAEYLGESFDPAEVAAAAFEVEDRAEGSGWAVEVYFGDPPDEEMVRDLIALVSPEAAVAATFSLLDKKDWVAASLEGLAPVAIGRFVVHGSHDRGRLTGNRIGIEIEAALAFGTGHHGTTKGCLAAIDTFGKQRRPGRTLDVGTGTGVLAMAAARLFHAPVLASDIDKVAVTTARANAVANRAAPHIQFVHAPGLGAGEFRRHGPYDLILANILLAPLKGIARPLSRLLAPGGTVVLSGLLPSHANAALAAYRAQGLRLKRRRTIEGWTTLELTADRGRNTTPALRG; this is encoded by the coding sequence ATGCTCGAAGGATTGCCGCCTAATGGCGCCTCGCACGTGATGCGGGTGGATGCGCCCGAGCATGAGGCGCGCGCCATTGCCGAATATCTCGGCGAGAGTTTCGACCCCGCCGAGGTGGCCGCCGCCGCCTTTGAGGTGGAAGACCGCGCCGAGGGCTCGGGTTGGGCAGTGGAGGTCTATTTCGGCGATCCGCCGGACGAGGAGATGGTGCGCGATCTCATCGCGCTCGTTTCGCCTGAAGCCGCCGTTGCGGCGACCTTCTCGCTGCTCGACAAGAAGGACTGGGTAGCGGCGTCGCTGGAAGGCCTCGCCCCCGTGGCCATTGGCCGCTTTGTCGTTCATGGCTCGCATGATCGCGGGCGGTTGACGGGCAACCGCATCGGCATCGAGATCGAGGCGGCGCTCGCCTTCGGTACCGGCCATCACGGCACCACCAAGGGCTGCCTTGCCGCCATCGATACCTTCGGCAAGCAGCGCCGGCCGGGCCGCACGCTCGATGTCGGCACCGGCACGGGGGTGCTGGCCATGGCCGCGGCGCGACTGTTCCACGCCCCCGTGCTTGCCAGCGATATCGACAAGGTGGCGGTGACCACGGCGCGGGCCAATGCCGTGGCGAACCGCGCCGCGCCGCATATCCAGTTTGTGCATGCGCCGGGACTGGGGGCGGGAGAATTTCGTCGCCACGGCCCCTATGACCTGATCCTCGCCAATATCCTGCTGGCGCCACTCAAGGGCATCGCCCGGCCATTGAGCCGATTGCTGGCGCCGGGCGGCACGGTGGTACTGTCGGGCCTGCTGCCTTCACACGCCAATGCGGCGCTGGCCGCCTATCGCGCCCAAGGGCTGCGGCTCAAGCGCCGCCGCACCATCGAAGGCTGGACGACGCTGGAATTGACCGCCGATCGCGGGCGCAACACCACGCCCGCCTTGCGGGGGTGA
- a CDS encoding thioesterase family protein: MLDGIDFEPVFFAPFVSSVMTVDAGWADHNGHLHAAFYSLLFDRAVDEAVFLVGLGPHMVESRRASFVTMEAHQRFQRELRAGQEVRATLRLINYDDKRMHLFQELHHAREGWIAATYEQIAQHVEAGTRRVVPFPDEVLERLALMKAAHGALPMPEGLGRPVNMPIRLS, from the coding sequence ATGCTGGACGGGATCGATTTCGAACCCGTGTTCTTCGCGCCCTTCGTGTCGTCCGTCATGACGGTTGACGCCGGTTGGGCCGATCACAACGGGCATTTGCACGCAGCATTCTACAGCCTGCTTTTCGACCGCGCGGTCGATGAAGCGGTGTTCCTTGTCGGGCTCGGCCCGCACATGGTGGAAAGCCGGCGGGCGTCGTTCGTCACGATGGAGGCGCATCAGCGCTTCCAGCGCGAGCTTCGCGCCGGGCAGGAAGTGCGGGCGACGCTCCGCCTCATCAATTACGACGACAAGCGCATGCACCTGTTCCAGGAGTTGCACCACGCCCGCGAGGGCTGGATTGCCGCGACCTATGAGCAGATCGCCCAGCATGTCGAGGCAGGCACCCGCCGTGTGGTGCCCTTCCCCGACGAGGTGCTGGAGCGCTTGGCGCTGATGAAGGCGGCCCACGGGGCGCTGCCCATGCCGGAAGGACTCGGCCGGCCGGTCAACATGCCGATCCGGCTGAGCTGA
- a CDS encoding FAD-binding oxidoreductase, translated as METSVEERPVAPAGGAGVQQVIAALSAHFGERLATGRAIREQHANTVTWLANEAPDAVVFVESTEEVQKVVRACAQHRVPVIAFGTGSSLEGQINAPRGGISIDLSRMNRVLSVHTEDLDCVVEPGVTRKQLNEHLRDAGLFFPIDPGADASLGGMASTRASGTNAVRYGTMKDNVIALTAVLANGEVITTARRAKKSSAGYDLTRLFVGAEGTLGIITSLTLRLAGIPEAISGGVCAFPTVRAACDAVILTIQTGLPVARIELLDEVQVRACNAYSKLDLAEQPTLFVEFHGTEASVHEQSERFSEIAAEYGGGGFRWATRPEDRTRLWQARHDAYWACLPLKPGAKALATDVCVPLSRLADCVDETKRDIEEMGMLAPIVGHVGDGNFHTVTLVDVSDPHDVAKAKDFISRMIKRSLAMGGTATGEHGVGQGKRAYMEAEHGAATLEAMRAIKQALDPHDIMNPGKILP; from the coding sequence ATGGAAACCAGTGTCGAGGAGCGTCCTGTGGCGCCTGCGGGTGGTGCGGGGGTGCAGCAGGTTATCGCCGCTCTCTCCGCCCATTTCGGTGAGCGGCTCGCCACCGGTCGGGCCATTCGCGAGCAGCACGCCAACACCGTCACCTGGCTCGCCAATGAGGCGCCGGACGCGGTGGTGTTCGTCGAAAGCACCGAGGAGGTGCAGAAGGTCGTGCGCGCCTGCGCGCAGCACCGCGTGCCGGTCATCGCCTTCGGCACCGGCTCCTCGCTGGAAGGGCAGATCAACGCGCCGAGGGGCGGCATTTCCATCGACCTGTCACGGATGAACCGTGTGCTGTCTGTGCACACGGAAGATCTCGACTGCGTGGTCGAGCCGGGGGTGACGCGCAAGCAGCTGAACGAGCATCTGCGCGATGCCGGCCTGTTCTTCCCCATAGATCCCGGCGCCGATGCCTCGTTGGGCGGCATGGCGTCTACCCGCGCTTCCGGCACCAATGCTGTGCGCTATGGCACGATGAAGGACAATGTCATCGCACTCACCGCGGTGCTGGCCAATGGCGAGGTGATCACCACCGCGCGGCGGGCGAAGAAATCATCGGCCGGCTACGATCTTACGCGCCTGTTCGTCGGCGCCGAGGGCACGCTGGGCATCATCACCAGCCTGACGCTGCGGCTTGCCGGCATCCCTGAGGCGATCTCCGGCGGAGTCTGCGCCTTCCCCACGGTCCGCGCCGCCTGCGATGCGGTCATCCTCACCATCCAGACCGGCCTCCCCGTCGCGCGCATCGAACTGCTCGACGAAGTGCAGGTCCGGGCCTGCAATGCCTATTCGAAGCTCGATCTTGCCGAGCAGCCGACGCTGTTCGTCGAGTTCCACGGCACCGAGGCGAGCGTTCACGAGCAAAGTGAGAGATTTAGCGAGATCGCCGCCGAGTATGGTGGGGGCGGTTTCCGCTGGGCGACGCGACCGGAGGACCGCACGCGCCTGTGGCAGGCGCGGCACGACGCTTATTGGGCCTGTCTGCCGCTGAAGCCCGGCGCCAAGGCCCTCGCCACCGATGTCTGCGTCCCCCTCTCCCGTCTTGCCGACTGTGTCGATGAGACCAAGCGGGACATTGAGGAAATGGGGATGCTGGCGCCGATCGTCGGCCATGTCGGGGACGGCAATTTCCACACCGTCACGCTGGTGGACGTGAGCGACCCGCACGATGTCGCCAAGGCGAAGGACTTCATTTCCCGCATGATCAAGCGCTCGCTGGCCATGGGCGGCACAGCCACGGGTGAGCACGGCGTCGGGCAGGGCAAGCGCGCCTATATGGAGGCCGAGCACGGCGCCGCCACATTGGAGGCGATGCGGGCGATCAAGCAGGCGCTGGACCCGCACGACATCATGAATCCGGGCAAGATCCTGCCCTGA